The Altererythrobacter sp. H2 genomic sequence GCCCGCGACCTCGCCACCAGCCCGGCCGAGCCCGACGAACTGGCCCGCGTGACCGAGCCGCTGCGCCAGCTGGTCCAGCGCGCTTCGACCGGCAACCAGTTCTGGATGTACCAGCTGGGCGGCGCGACCCATGATCCGCAGCGGGTCCAGCTGCTGCGGTCGCTGTTGTCGGACTATACCCAGACCTCGCCTGAAGCGATGCAGGCGCTGGCGGCCAAATACTTCGGTGACCGGCGCGGCTGGCGGCTGGCCGTGATCCCCGAAGGGCAGGCCCTGGCACAGGACAATGCGGCCCGCGCCGAGGCTGTCAGCGGCCGCTGACAGCGGCAGTCTGGCTGGCGCCGCCAAGGGCAGCCTTGGCCCGGTGCAGATTTATTGCGCTTGCGAATGCGCCGCCCATGCGCTTGAGGGATGGTCGGTGCATTGCCGCGCCTGACGCAATGATGAAGTGAAGACAGACAATGGCTCGCGACTGGACTCCTGACAGCTGGAAGGCACACGAAGCACGGCACCTGCCGGTGTACGAAGATGCCGCTGCCCTGGCCGAAGTCGAAGGCGTGCTGGCGAACTATCCGCCGCTGGTGTTCGCGGGCGAGGCGCGCGCACTCAAGGCCGATCTGGCCGATGTGGCCAGCGGCAAGGCCTTCCTGCTCCAGGGCGGGGACTGCGCCGAAAGCTTCGCCGAATTCCATCCCAACAACATCCGCGACACCTTCCGGGTGATCCTGCAGATGGCGGTGGTGATGACCTTTGCCGGCAAGCTGCCGGTGGTGAAGGTGGGGCGCATGGCCGGCCAGTTCGCCAAGCCGCGCAGCTCCGACACCGAAACGCAAGACGGGGTGACCCTGCCGAGCTACTTCGGCGACAACGTCAACGGGATCGAATTCGATCCGGACATCCGCCGCAACGATCCGCAGCGCATGGTCCGCGCCTACAGCCAGGCGGCGGCGACGCTCAACCTGCTGCGCGCCTTTGCCGGGGGCGGCTATGCCAACCTGCGCCAGGTCCACCAGTGGACGCTCGATTTCATGGGCCGCAGCCCGTGGGCGGACAAGTTCGGCGAGATCAGCAACCGCATTTCCGAAGCGCTCGACTTCATGGAAGCCTGCGGGGTCGATCCGCGCACTGTGCCGCAACTGCAGGGCACCAGCTTCTACACCAGCCACGAGGCCCTGCTGCTGCCTTACGAGCAGGCCATGACCCGGCGCGATTCGCTGACCGGTGACTGGTACGATACCAGCGCGCACATGGTCTGGATTGGCGACCGCACCCGCTTTCCCGGCAGCGCGCATATCGAGTTCTGCCGCGGGATCGGCAACCCGCTGGGCATGAAGTGCGGGCCGAGCCTTGAGCCTGATGCGCTGCTCCGCCTGCTCGACACGCTCAACCCGGGCCGTGAAGCCGGGCGGATCACGCTGATCAGCCGGTTCGGGCACGACAAGGTCGAGGCCGGGCTTCCGGCGCTGGTGCGCGCGGTCAAGCGCGAAGGGCACCCGGTGGTGTGGAGCTGCGACCCGATGCACGGCAACGTGATCAAGGCGGACAGCGGCTACAAGACCCGCCCGTTCGACCGCATCCTGGCCGAAGTGCGCGGGTTCTTCGCGGTCCACCGCGCGGAAGGCACCCATGCGGGCGGCATTCATGTCGAAATGACCGGGCAGGACGTGACCGAATGCGTCGGCGGCGCGGTGGCGATTACCGACGAGGCATTGGGTGACCGCTATCACACCCATTGCGATCCGCGCCTCAACGCGGCGCAATCGCTGGAACTGGCCTTCCTCATCGCCGAGATGCTCAATCTCGAGGCGAAGGAAACCCGCGCCGCTGCCTAGACACGCGCTGCCGCATGAACCTTTGCAGCCGTCTGGCGTTGGGTCATCATTCCAGCTGAGCGGCAATGCAGGGGATTGGCGATGAACATGGCAGCACCTGGCCTCGGTCAGCAGGCCCTGGCCGCGCGCTTTCGCGACACGCGGGCGCGCAGCCTTGCGCTGG encodes the following:
- a CDS encoding class II 3-deoxy-7-phosphoheptulonate synthase, with translation MARDWTPDSWKAHEARHLPVYEDAAALAEVEGVLANYPPLVFAGEARALKADLADVASGKAFLLQGGDCAESFAEFHPNNIRDTFRVILQMAVVMTFAGKLPVVKVGRMAGQFAKPRSSDTETQDGVTLPSYFGDNVNGIEFDPDIRRNDPQRMVRAYSQAAATLNLLRAFAGGGYANLRQVHQWTLDFMGRSPWADKFGEISNRISEALDFMEACGVDPRTVPQLQGTSFYTSHEALLLPYEQAMTRRDSLTGDWYDTSAHMVWIGDRTRFPGSAHIEFCRGIGNPLGMKCGPSLEPDALLRLLDTLNPGREAGRITLISRFGHDKVEAGLPALVRAVKREGHPVVWSCDPMHGNVIKADSGYKTRPFDRILAEVRGFFAVHRAEGTHAGGIHVEMTGQDVTECVGGAVAITDEALGDRYHTHCDPRLNAAQSLELAFLIAEMLNLEAKETRAAA